The stretch of DNA aatttataccatgcatgtggcatatgtggcgtattctattagttacattaaagtatgtatacaattataatttatcctactcaaaagcatccaactgtaaatttttgtccaaaaatatttaaaaacgtaaaagttatagcgaaaaataaaattttaaatttccactttaacaccctgtatttttccttatatcaacattttattaaagcaagttggcttaagtcgtaatattttaaaatgcagaatctacggtttctgtttgtacaataacttaaggaccaccctgtataataataaaaatcatcAGTTTTGCGCGTGAAAACTACCAAAAAATTACGGTAAaggtaattgaatttcaaatatcCAAATCGGTATAAAtacgtaaaaaaatatattttctctgcTTTCAATAaagcaattttcttcatttttttaatcCGACGTAAATCGAATAGAGCCAACCAAAAAAATGCATTACCAAATGCCAGATatgctttagttttgttataaataaataaatttatttatactccagtcgtcagagacgaaaataccactgatCCTCTAAAAATCAGACGAAGAATCTGTTtgtcgtagaaaaaatattttaaataaaaaatgtagctgagacaattttaaacaaaaatgttcattAGTCCTTTTTGTATAAAAGAAAATAGTAATTAGtacgttttttcaaaaaaatcgctTGAAACGTCGCGGCTACGCgctcgaaatcaattttaaataaaatttgaaattatcacctaactatttctgcaaTAATTCGAAAGCCACCTCTCACATGCACTTCAAAcacagatccgccctggtctattAAACCGAAGCATAAATCACTTTCTGGTTGATCAATGCAAACTAAAAAAACGACAAAATGTGAATACGTAATAAATTACTTCACGTGTATAGaccattattataatttacttaaaaattgtatttttattataGGTTGCACCAGATGCAGCTGCATTTAAAGAAAAAGTTAAAAGACTAGAACAAGAATGCCAAAACGATAAATCAACTTATGTGGATGAGACGGAATTAGAAAGGTTCAGAAATCATGAGCCGACCACTGCTACTAATTTAGGACTACATTATCTTTGTACTAATATTAAACTTGGAATTCAAGATGAAGATGGAAAGATCAACACAGAGGCCATCAAAAATAATCTTCGTGAAATTATGGATGGACTAGCCAAAATCAATATAATAGCACATAGATGTAGCCGTAGATTGCCCGGAGAATCAGCAGAAGATAGTgctattaaattatatagatGCTTACATACGCCCGTCCATGTACATAACAACAACCATACTCATATCCATGTTCATAGACATAACAAACGTTCAATAAAGACAAGTAAAGCTCATAAATATTGCCAGTCTGATGATTCAACTAAAGTAAATGAAAGTGACATGGAGAAGTTTAAAAAGGGGGAAGCAGTAGATATATCTAAATTAAAACCTTACATATTTTGTATGAACAAAAAATTTGAAATGCAGAATGCAGATGGTACAGTTAATAAAAAcggaattaaaaattatttagaaaacaaGGTAAGCGATAACACAAGGCGTaaggaattaaaaataaaatgttcagAAATAGTGGATCCATCGGCAGAAGAAACGGCAATTAAATTATACAAGTGCGTTCATGAAAACGCCCAACATAAGGATGATCAGCAACAAAATGCTTCAAATAATGAAGCACAACAACATATTAAGCTTGCTTCTGAACAATGCCAAGCTGATCCAAAAACTTCTGTTGATAAAAAAACTCTTAAAAAGGCTCGAAAAGGAAAAAATGTTGACACTGCTAGTTTAAGAGCACATACCTTTTGTATGAGCCTAAAGTTAAACCTTCAAACTATAAACGGAAATATAAAAACAGAAACTATAAGAAAAAGCTTAGAAGGCGAGGAAACTGAAGCTGCAATTAACATAATAGTTAACAAATGTGGGACTAGGGATGAAAACGATCCAGCAAATCTTACTgcattaaaactttttaaatgcTTACATAAATATGAAAGGAAACGAGAGCAGAAAAAACGAGCTTTCCTTAAACGTTTGAAGCAGTTTAAAAAGTTTAACCAAGAATGCTTATCTGATCCCGCTAATCAGGTTAATGAGGAAGTTCTTTCTAAGTTTAGTCAAGGTAAGATTTCATTTTTATTAAGTTATAGTAGTTGTAGTTTtacctatttttttatataacaccTGTACGGTATTTGTATAGTGCTAACTGGTCATAAATGACTAATTATCAGTTAACTTCTAACCTAagttaataaacagcaaatacttaaatctaagggcttactcttattttatctatctaACTAACTAATTTATCttaactaacatgcaataacatcACAGCATGTgatggattgcctcgacattcatatgactatgcagcctctgctcgtaacttgctgctgttctcttgaaaACTTTGGTCACAATGTTTCtgagtactttgttttgaaatctctgaataatatgtagattactagctttggtacagccccagactTGGCACCCATACATCCATACTGGCCTcagtcttcttcttgatgtgcctatccgttacgaatgttggcgatcatcatggcaatctttaccttatctgcagcagcgcggaaaagctgcacagatattgtattgaaccagattctgaggttatttaaccaagatgttcttcttcctggacctcgttttctaaatatttttccttgcaggataacttaaa from Diabrotica undecimpunctata isolate CICGRU chromosome 4, icDiaUnde3, whole genome shotgun sequence encodes:
- the LOC140439461 gene encoding uncharacterized protein, which codes for MKLVYCVCFFLLFGVVAPDAAAFKEKVKRLEQECQNDKSTYVDETELERFRNHEPTTATNLGLHYLCTNIKLGIQDEDGKINTEAIKNNLREIMDGLAKINIIAHRCSRRLPGESAEDSAIKLYRCLHTPVHVHNNNHTHIHVHRHNKRSIKTSKAHKYCQSDDSTKVNESDMEKFKKGEAVDISKLKPYIFCMNKKFEMQNADGTVNKNGIKNYLENKVSDNTRRKELKIKCSEIVDPSAEETAIKLYKCVHENAQHKDDQQQNASNNEAQQHIKLASEQCQADPKTSVDKKTLKKARKGKNVDTASLRAHTFCMSLKLNLQTINGNIKTETIRKSLEGEETEAAINIIVNKCGTRDENDPANLTALKLFKCLHKYERKREQKKRAFLKRLKQFKKFNQECLSDPANQVNEEVLSKFSQGEEVDHPNLASYTVCLNKKSKYQDKKGKVKKDAIVDDLKLVFDDKAEVEKTVNECVAKTSGLAVREGAVKLTRCIFKYIAIARAAQKNVIPKSDRR